One window of the Carnobacterium maltaromaticum DSM 20342 genome contains the following:
- a CDS encoding glycoside hydrolase family 38 C-terminal domain-containing protein, with protein sequence MKKIHVVAHTHWDREWYFSDNEAFIQFSYHMDEVIYALENGELDYYYLDGQLSILDDYLKVYPNQETKIKELVEGNKLFIGPWYTQMDEFVVAGESVVKNLQIGIDMSKRLGGHTALGYLPDSFGQGKDMPKIYNGFGIENAVFWRGMPNEVTKSREFYWTAEDGSKVLTINIRNGYYAGVALVEGEIYQKKAILDIVSEDSATTNITLPVGGDQRAVDRNLKAIIEEANKEFAEEYQIEESNYPHIFNLLKKEATDLPTVQGEFMSGSVSKIHRSIYSSRYDLKKINETIENRLIFQLEPLMLMADDLGIPFKRELMDYTWKLILKNHAHDSIGGCNTDKTNEMIMARYKEADQLSYSTVDYLVRKIAESIEGIQENDLVLFNTLPYRRTEPYTLEVSTKKTTIKLFDDQRHEIPFQLISTEKVYAGEVRRSESDYDEAKYYYIHKISFINELPALSYQIVSVEEQDESATQEKPVASEETMIENAAYKITFSNGQFSILAKEQGITYKNCLHVEESGDEGDTYDYSPAYFDSIHHLFFETAEVAIQSGKFLSTMSVTGSWFVPKDLAARKAQKVDTEIEYTLTLSLKNDSKRVDMKLSVNNQALDHRMRLVVKTPVKSQVSYADTLFGIVERNNNDPHIHDWRELGWKEEPTEIYPMIHYANTHDLETSWTVMSKGIKEYQVIDSDMYITLFRGVGFLGRPELLRRPGDASGNQFRYIPTPDSQLLGTLEMELSLIIATDYNPAKIQREYQMYSVDAPYYQVQTLNRFTNPIQYFQSNKVDHLTTLKKSIDLSELPLVFSAIELSRDGEWINIRLYNPLLEETVKAEIIPLATQAHVRFVNLNGDLITSLGLINEIPLGDFKPGQIKTISIKR encoded by the coding sequence ATGAAGAAGATACATGTAGTAGCCCATACTCATTGGGACCGTGAATGGTATTTTAGTGACAATGAAGCATTTATTCAATTTTCATATCACATGGATGAGGTCATTTATGCATTAGAAAATGGCGAACTAGACTATTACTATTTAGATGGTCAACTTAGTATTTTAGATGATTACCTAAAAGTATATCCAAATCAAGAAACAAAAATTAAAGAGTTAGTTGAGGGGAATAAATTATTTATTGGTCCTTGGTATACACAAATGGATGAATTCGTTGTAGCGGGTGAGTCAGTTGTGAAAAATTTACAAATTGGAATTGATATGTCGAAACGCTTAGGTGGACATACTGCCTTAGGTTACTTACCGGATTCCTTTGGACAAGGGAAAGATATGCCGAAAATTTATAATGGATTTGGGATTGAAAATGCTGTTTTTTGGCGAGGTATGCCAAATGAAGTGACAAAAAGCCGGGAATTTTATTGGACAGCAGAAGATGGATCAAAAGTCCTGACAATCAATATTCGAAATGGTTACTATGCAGGAGTGGCCCTTGTTGAAGGTGAAATTTACCAAAAAAAAGCCATCTTAGATATCGTTTCCGAAGACAGCGCGACAACTAATATAACCTTACCAGTCGGTGGTGACCAGCGAGCAGTCGATCGAAACTTAAAAGCCATTATTGAAGAGGCGAATAAAGAATTCGCTGAAGAGTACCAAATAGAAGAAAGCAATTATCCACATATTTTTAATTTATTAAAAAAAGAAGCCACAGATTTACCAACAGTTCAAGGCGAGTTTATGAGCGGTAGCGTATCAAAAATTCATCGTTCTATCTACTCATCAAGATACGATTTGAAAAAAATCAATGAAACAATTGAAAATCGCTTAATTTTTCAATTAGAGCCACTAATGTTGATGGCAGACGACTTAGGAATTCCATTTAAACGTGAATTAATGGATTATACATGGAAATTAATCCTAAAAAATCATGCTCATGATAGCATCGGCGGCTGTAACACAGATAAAACCAATGAAATGATTATGGCCCGTTACAAAGAAGCCGACCAACTATCCTATTCAACCGTTGATTATCTCGTTAGAAAAATCGCAGAATCAATTGAAGGCATTCAAGAAAATGATTTAGTTCTTTTCAATACCTTACCATATAGAAGAACAGAGCCTTACACATTAGAAGTCAGCACGAAAAAAACAACCATTAAGCTTTTCGATGATCAGCGCCATGAGATTCCATTCCAGCTGATCTCAACCGAAAAAGTTTATGCTGGCGAAGTTAGACGTTCCGAAAGCGACTACGATGAAGCCAAATATTATTACATCCACAAAATCAGTTTTATAAATGAACTACCTGCACTTTCCTATCAGATTGTCTCAGTCGAAGAACAAGACGAATCTGCTACTCAGGAAAAGCCAGTTGCTTCAGAAGAAACCATGATTGAAAATGCGGCCTATAAAATTACATTTTCAAATGGTCAGTTTTCTATACTTGCTAAAGAACAAGGCATAACTTATAAAAATTGTTTACATGTCGAAGAATCAGGTGATGAAGGGGATACCTATGACTATTCACCTGCATATTTTGACAGCATTCATCACTTGTTTTTTGAGACAGCCGAGGTAGCTATTCAATCTGGAAAGTTCCTTTCAACAATGAGTGTGACAGGAAGTTGGTTTGTACCAAAAGATTTAGCAGCCAGAAAAGCTCAAAAAGTAGATACTGAAATCGAATATACGTTAACTTTATCTTTAAAAAATGACTCAAAACGTGTTGATATGAAATTAAGCGTAAACAATCAAGCGTTAGATCATCGCATGAGATTAGTAGTCAAAACACCAGTGAAAAGTCAGGTAAGTTATGCAGATACGTTATTTGGTATCGTTGAAAGAAATAATAACGATCCACACATTCATGATTGGAGAGAACTCGGTTGGAAAGAAGAGCCAACTGAAATTTATCCAATGATTCATTACGCTAATACTCATGATTTGGAAACAAGTTGGACAGTAATGAGTAAAGGGATTAAAGAATACCAAGTCATTGATAGTGATATGTATATTACCTTGTTTAGAGGTGTAGGATTCTTAGGACGCCCAGAATTATTAAGAAGACCCGGTGATGCTTCTGGTAACCAATTCCGTTACATCCCAACACCAGATAGTCAATTGCTAGGGACCTTGGAAATGGAGCTATCTTTAATAATTGCTACTGACTATAATCCGGCTAAAATTCAAAGAGAGTACCAAATGTATTCTGTTGATGCACCTTATTATCAAGTGCAGACACTAAATCGCTTTACTAATCCAATTCAGTATTTCCAAAGCAATAAAGTCGATCATTTAACCACATTAAAAAAATCGATTGATTTAAGTGAGTTGCCGTTAGTTTTCAGTGCAATTGAATTAAGTAGAGATGGGGAATGGATCAATATCCGACTATATAATCCATTACTAGAAGAAACTGTGAAAGCTGAGATAATTCCTTTAGCAACTCAAGCTCATGTTCGCTTTGTTAATTTAAATGGGGACTTAATCACGTCACTTGGACTAATAAATGAAATTCCATTAGGTGATTTCAAACCAGGACAAATTAAAACAATTTCAATAAAAAGATAG